From a region of the Hemibagrus wyckioides isolate EC202008001 linkage group LG06, SWU_Hwy_1.0, whole genome shotgun sequence genome:
- the pttg1ipb gene encoding PTTG1 interacting protein b — MGSVRSVFVFFALVLLLTWTDISAQSSCFMKSNTSCTECVSNITCLWCTQTRQCLDYPVKTVLPSHSLCPLNDARWGNCWVNFQALIITMCVIGGVIIISVLICCFCCCKCENIGSKRTDERVEREAEVRRVRHEERKAEMRSRHDEIRRKYGLMKENPYSRFEDN, encoded by the exons ATGGGGTCAGTTCGgtcagtatttgtgttttttgcacTGGTTTTGCTTCTCACATGGACGGACATTTCTGCACAGTCCA GTTGTTTTATGAAGTCGAACACTAGCTGCACGGAGTGTGTGTCCAATATCACA tgtttatggtGCACCCAGACTCGGCAGTGTTTGGATTACCCGGTGAAGACTGTCTTGCCTTCACACAGTTTGTGTCCCCTTAATGATGCACGCTGGGGCAACTGCTGGg taaacTTCCAGGCTCTTATCATTACGATGTGTGTGATTGGGGGTGTGATCATCATCTCAGTGCTCATTTGCTGCTTCTGTTGCTGCAAGTGTGAGAACATTGG aTCTAAGCGTACAGATGAGCGTGTGGAGAGAGAGGCTGAGGTCAGACGAGTCAGACACGAGGAGAG AAAAGCAGAGATGAGATCAAGACACGACGAGATCAGGAGGAAATATG GTCTGATGAAGGAGAACCCATACTCAAGATTTGAGgacaactaa